The uncultured Methanolobus sp. sequence GCCTGATGGGAAATCTCTGGTTGCGAGTTTTGACAACGATATCAATCCTGACAGGATAGTCTTCTTTGATCTGGAAAGTGGAGATGTTTTCAAGACGATAGAGGAAAGGCCGGTTGCTGACCTCCAGTTCTCCGAGGATGGGGAAGTTCTTGTGGCAGGCAGCGTTTATCGTAGTGAGATTATAATCTGGAACGGTACTACTTACGAGGAAATGCACCGATTAAAAGGGATGGATCTTTCACCTGACAGCACCGCATTGTCTTCTGATGGAAAATACGTCATGGGTATGGATTTCCGCAGGCTGATCGTTTGGGATACGGATTCCACAAGAAAGATTGTAAGTAGCAGAAGTCAGAAACTCGATTTTGTCGACGCTTTTAGATCAGGTACTTTCTCTGACGATGGAAAATATATTGTGATAGCTCTGGATGCTCCCTGGGAGTCGAAGTATATAACAGATCCTCCAACCGGTACGGGTATGGTTTTTATCTACGATTTCGAGGGAATTCTGGATTCTTATTATGATTAAATACTACAATTTGAAAACATTTACTGACAAAAGCATCTTTTTTCATGTAGAATTATATGTTCTACACAATTATATTGACATTATTAATAATATAATTTAGATATAGCTATATCTTTTTATAGTATGTATTAATAATTAATTTGAAAAGTAATATTAATGCTCTTAACTCAGCATTTATAGCGCAACTACATGAATTAAATAGACTATAAAATAATGTGGGCATTGTTAATTAAATATAGATATCTCGTTATTCCTGTATTTCATTAAAAGAATGATCGAATACTTTAGCATTTCAATGCTCTTGGTATAGCACTTTGACTTCCTTCTTAACCTTGCTAGAAAATGCCTGAATATACTGTTGTAACCTTCAACAGTATAAGTTTCTGCTTTTGATTGAGTATGAATCTCCTTCGGAAGGAACTCTGCATATGCTCTCCAGTGATCAGTCATCACTTCTCCAATCTCTTTTTCCTTTAACTTATCCCAGAGTTTTTCGCCTGTTTCTGTTCCCCTACTACCAAAAGAGCAGTCGATGAATTTTTTCCTATCTCTATCAACAGCAATCCAGATCCAGCAGTAGTTTTTTTATTCCCGATGTATGTGTGCATCTCATCTAATTCTACGACAGAGATCTCTTTTTGACTTTTTAGTTCCTCTAATTCACTGCCAAATTGCTTGATCCAGTTTTGCACGGTAACATGGCTAACATTTAGAAAACGTCCAATTGAACGAAATCCTAGTCCTTCAAGGTATAATTGTAAAGCTTGTTTTTTCACAGACTCAGGGTGTGCTGTTGATTTCTTTTCGACAGTATAATTATATCCACACCCGGAGCACCTGTAACGCTGACGTCCACCAACTATGCCATTCTTTGTGGAATCGGAACTTTTACATCTTGGGCAATTCATAAACAAATATATTCATCCATACTATATAGCTATGCTTTATGACCAATGCCAATTTTTCAATTTGTATCTGCCAGATTGTGGAAAAGCTATACAATTGAGTGAAGCTGAGTTTTGACAATTTTCCAAGTAGGGAGATTGATGGAGGGAATTATCCTTGTATATGCGGGTATATGCACCTATATAATAATATATAGGAGTATTGAACGTATTTATTTTTTGTTGATTTATTTTAAAACATGAGAGAAGTTACATATATTGCTAAATCTTTTGCGGTTATGAAATAAAATATTTATAACATCCGTATTTTATCAAATGTGTATTATAAAAATAAAGAGTCATTAATAAAAATTCAATATTGAGGTATAATATGAAAGAATCCTTTACAAGAATAGCAATGTTCCTACTTACTTTGTTTTTGTTCTGTTCAACTGCATCTGCTCAAACCCATACGTATCATGAATCCTTTTCTGTTCACGAAATAGAATACGAAGGTTTTTCAGGTTCACAGTATGCTTATGGGAGTGAAACACATTTTATTGATGGTGACATAACCGGTTATGTAAACTGGAAAACTGAAAAATTGTATGGAACTCCAGATAATGCATACGCAAGATTTGGTTTGCAAAATGTTGACACAGGTACTAAATACGTTTTGTCAAGTAAACAAAATGTATGGGGAACATGGAACACTTCTTTTTCAAGAAATGGTTTGCCTGCTGGAAACTATCGCCAGTATCTCTATGTTTATGCTTATGAATATGGGGATGATTGCAAAGGCATAAAAGCAACTTTGTTAAATGATACGATGATTGTTGATACTGTTCCTGAAGGAGAGATTTTCATTCAGGATATGACAACAGTTGAAATACAAAAAATAGAGCTTTCTACTCCTATAGAAATCACACTATCAAGCAGCCATGATTCTCCAGTAAATGTCAGCACTTATCTGAAAATAGATAATAGTCTCGTTGATACCCAGAAATGTCAGATCCCTACTAACGCACTTTATACTGAAGAAATTGTCATTCCTCCATTCATGATAGAAGGAGATTATTCAATTGAAATTGAAGTAAAAGATGAAAACAATAATTTATCGCTAATGAGAAATTTTACTTTAACTGCATATGATCCAATTGTATCTGGTTCTACAGGCCCTGCAAATACTGCTGGCCTCCACATAGCTAATGGAAATGGTTTTAATTTCGTAACTTCTTATCAAAGAGGAAGATGGCATGTAGGTAGTGGTCAAGATTCATGGAGGATATTGGCAGGAGAGACTATCGAGGATGGACCAGATTCACTAACATATTATAAAACTGAATATTTTGAAAATATTCCTGTTGATTGTAATGATGGCGTTGTTAGGTTCAAATTCTACTCGTATCCAAGTTATGCATTCTTTAGCAGTGATAATGACTACTATTCATATGACTTCAATGAAAATGTGGAAACTATCAGTGGTTATATAAATTGGTCCAAACAACATTTTATAGATGATGGTGACAACTATGGTCTCAAAGGAGAATTGTATGTAAGTTCCTACACCATAGGAAATGGTACAAATAATGAGGACACCTATATAGCTTCTCTTGGAAACATGAACTTCGTTAAACCCTACCAAAAAGGATGGTGGCGTGTCAACAATGGAGGTTCATACAATACGCTAGCATACGAAAATGTGTCTCTGTGGGGAGATATTTTTAGATATGAAGGTACTGATTATTTTGATGACGTTCCAGTAGCAAATAACAATGGTACAGTAACTTTTCAGTTCAAATCCTATCCTGACTTTGCAAATCTAAGATATG is a genomic window containing:
- a CDS encoding IS1 family transposase (programmed frameshift), with translation MNCPRCKSSDSTKNGIVGGRQRYRCSGCGYNYTVEKKSTAHPESVKKQALQLYLEGLGFRSIGRFLNVSHVTVQNWIKQFGSELEELKSQKEISVVELDEMHTYIGNKKYCWIWIAVDRDRKKFIDCSFGSRGTETGEKLWDKLKEKEIGEVMTDHWRAYAEFLPKEIHTQSKAETYTVEGYNSIFRHFLARLRRKSKCYTKSIEMLKYSIILLMKYRNNEISIFN